In one Salvelinus sp. IW2-2015 unplaced genomic scaffold, ASM291031v2 Un_scaffold5877, whole genome shotgun sequence genomic region, the following are encoded:
- the phospho2 gene encoding pyridoxal phosphate phosphatase PHOSPHO2, translating to MKDSARCSDIWTTPWWDDIQRHLWVIQCIPDQCLPDLVKNSYQKGRWTEYMGRVMSYIGDQDISPDTIRSVMETIPFTDGMIELLTFIVSNKNDIDCIIISDSNTVFIDWILQVAGVQAAVDQVFTNPATFDKRGYMXIECYHSHQCSQCPVNLCKRKVLSDFLAGQLKGGVDYQRTFYVGDGGNDLCPSNSLREGDVVFPRKGYTLERLLSRQSAQQGEGSSNPRVIGWTSGKEILMELKACVPL from the coding sequence ATGAAGGACTCTGCTAGGTGTTCTGACATTTGGACGACACCTTGGTGGGATGACATACAGCGACACTTGTGGGTCATTCAGTGTATCCCGGACCAATGCCTGCCAGACCTGGTCAAGAACTCCTACCAGAAGGGACGCTGGACAGAGTACATGGGCAGAGTCATGTCCTATATAGGAGACCAGGACATCAGCCCCGATACAATCCGAAGTGTGATGGAGACAATACCGTTTACAGATGGAATGATTGAACTGTTGACGTTCATTGTGAGTAACAAGAACGACATTGACTGCATCATCATCTCAGATTCAAACACAGTGTTCATCGACTGGATACTGCAAGTGGCTGGGGTTCAAGCCGCGGTCGACCAAGTCTTCACCAACCCGGCTACGTTTGACAAGCGTGGATACATGGMGATAGAATGCTACCATTCTCACCAGTGTAGCCAGTGCCCTGTCAAYCTGTGTAAGAGRAAAGTGCTGTCTGATTTCCTAGCAGGGCAGTTGAAGGGAGGGGTAGACTATCAGAGAACKTTCTATGTAGGGGACGGAGGGAACGACCTTTGCCCTTCCAACAGTCTAAGGGAAGGAGATGTGGTGTTCCCTAGAAAGGGTTAYACCTTGGAGAGGCTGCTCTCTAGACAGAGTGCACAACAAGGAGAGGGTTCRTCGAAYCCAAGAGTCATAGGATGGACAAGCGGAAAAGAGATCCTGATGGAACTGAAAGCATGTGTTCCCCTGTAG